CGGCCGGTGCGGGGCGGGCGTCGAGATTGACCCGTGCCTGATGCACCGCCTTTGCCGCGTAGTCGCGCAGCACCGCGTCGCTGAAGTAGCCGTAGTCGAAGCGGCCACCGCCGCCACTGGAGCCCTGCTCGCGGCGATCGCCGTCCTGCATGATGACGGTGACCGACACCCGCACCAGCGGGCGCACGTCGGCCGCCATGTGACCGTCGCTGCGCATCACCATCACCACCTCGTGCGTGCCGGCGATGTGTGCCATCACCTGGGTGACGCGGCTGTCCTCGGCGCGGGCGTAGCTTTCGAGCCGTTCGAGCAGCTTCACCTTGTCGGTGTCGCTGAGCGAGGCGTGCGGATTGCGCGACGAATACAGCGGCACCGGCGACGCCGAGGTGACCGTGCGTGCGCTCAGGCTCTGCCCCTGCGAGGCGATCGCGCGGGTTGCGCGGGCGGCCGCTTCGAGCGCCGGCAGGCTGATTTCGTCGGAATAGGCGAAGGCCGTCTTCTCGCCCTGGATCGCGCGTACGCCGACGCCCTGTTCGATATTGAAGCTGCCGGACTTGACGATGCCCTCCTCCAGGCTCCAGGCCTCGCTGCACTGGTGCTGGAAGTAGAGATCGGCGTAGTCGATGCGGTGGCCGCCGAGCAGACCGAACACGCGGTCGAGTTCGCCGCGGTCGAGATCGAAGGGGGCGAGCAGCGTGGCACGCGCGGTGCCCATCAGGTCGGCGCCGGTGAGCGCAGTCGGTTCGCGGGTCGTGACGGTGGAGCCGGTGGTCATGAATGCATCAGTCCTGGTTCAGTTGCGCGCCGGACGCCCGAGGCGTTCGGCGATGGCGTCCTCTTCCTGGCGCGGGAAGAAGTACTTGTACATCGATTTCTCTTCCTTCAGATCACGCCAGCGGCCGCCCAGTTCATCGACACGGCTGCGATAAAGCTCGCGCGTCAGCCGCAGCAGGATGGCCGGCGCGCCGACGCGCTTGCACATGCGCTCCTCGGCGGCCGGGACGAAA
The window above is part of the Methyloversatilis discipulorum genome. Proteins encoded here:
- the tldD gene encoding metalloprotease TldD; its protein translation is MTTGSTVTTREPTALTGADLMGTARATLLAPFDLDRGELDRVFGLLGGHRIDYADLYFQHQCSEAWSLEEGIVKSGSFNIEQGVGVRAIQGEKTAFAYSDEISLPALEAAARATRAIASQGQSLSARTVTSASPVPLYSSRNPHASLSDTDKVKLLERLESYARAEDSRVTQVMAHIAGTHEVVMVMRSDGHMAADVRPLVRVSVTVIMQDGDRREQGSSGGGGRFDYGYFSDAVLRDYAAKAVHQARVNLDARPAPAGTMSVVLGPGWPGILLHEAIGHGLEGDFNRKGSSAFAGRIGQQVASRGVTVVDDGTLPNRRGSLTVDDEGNPTRCTTLIEDGILVGYMQDSLNARLMGVAPTGNGRRESFAHLPMPRMTNTYMLNGDREPEEIIRSVKKGLYAVNFGGGQVDITSGKFVFSGAEVYMIENGRVTYPVKGATLIGNGPDALTRVSMIGNDMALDSGVGTCGKEGQSVPVGVGQPTLRIDGLTVGGTA